A segment of the Elaeis guineensis isolate ETL-2024a chromosome 6, EG11, whole genome shotgun sequence genome:
TTATGCCATATGATCCTGATCAACCCTCGACCTTCTCTTTTTCATGCTTTTTTCATTCTTTGTTCTCATCCAAAAGTCAAGAGTCGGTGGTTCTTCAATCAGAGGAAAGATCTATCCTTTATTTCTGGCCTTTCTTCATCCATCCATGGGTAGAAGGaccaatttttctttatttcttcttctctaTCTTGGGAATTTCCTTCCTCCTAGAGAAATTTAAGGACAAGTCCTAATGAACATAGTCGGATCAAAGTCATCAATCGAGAAGACTTTCTCCGACTAAAAGATATGAAAGTCGTTGCGCAACAGGAGCTATTGATGGAGCAAACTCTTTACGACGTTGGACTTGGTTCAGTGACTTTCCTAGGTATAGCTTAGTCggtctttcattttattttttatttagctTCAAATTTTGTAACTAAGTCATTTTATCTTTTGATTGTAGCTATGCGATCAATAGTGTGAGTTTCAGTGGTCGATATCCGACAGCATGCCACCAAAAAGAGAGCAGTGGCTGGTGCAGGGTCATCCCGAGCATCGAAGAAAAGTCGGGCCAAGACACATTCGGCTATAGTGAGGGAGACCGACACTCCATTAGTAGTCATCCCAAAAATTGAACCCATCATCACACTGCCGGCTCTGATAGTGATTCCTCTAGTTGAAGCGTCACCTTCTGGAGGGGAATCAAACAAGGACTATGATGTTGCGGTCATCATACCAGCATCAGTGAAGACAACTTCGGCTATAGCATCACTCCATTAGAACCAGCCACCACGGTGCTGATGGTAACTCGGGCATCCTTAATAGGGCCGACACTATCTCGGGCACCCTCAATGCCCGAATAGATGGTAGCCTCAAGTGAGCGACCACCCATTGAAGAGCGGGGAAAGGCACCAGCTATCTTAACTGATGACAGATCGTCGACAAGCTTCATAGTGCTCTTCGACGTTCGAATTCTTATAGGTGAGTCGGCCTTGGCAAATTCAAAATTAGCCAAGTGACTCATCGAAATTGTACTTCTCCCAACTAACAGGAAGAGCAGGAAGGATCGGATAGTGTCCAAGATGTTTTCATCTTTTTATCCGATGATGCTCCGTGTAAGTCGAtactttactttttttttgtctGCTTTATCtgacttgtcttcttttcttttcagatagTACATGATATGCAGATATTGGAGAGTGGATACCAAAAAATTACTGACTTTCATCGAATGTAAATGGACAAAATTGCGGCCACCAATGTCGAGAAAACTGTAGCCACTAAATGGCTTCAGGTGGTGATTGAATGAAGAAAAAAGTATCAAGAGGAGAACTCTCACATGAAGGCAAAACTGGAGTCCGTAAGAGCCGAGTTAGAGTCGGCAAGGGGCGAGTTGCAATTGGTTCATGCTGAGTTGGAATTGACACAGCAGACCGTCAAGTCCCAGGAATCtcggattaaaaagaaaaagcacAAGGTTAATAGGCTTCAGAAAGAATGTGATGGTTGCACCAAAGAACTGGAGGAAGAAACAAAGAAGTATCGGGCCATCGAGGCAAGATTGGCATTGGCCGATGCAGAGTCGGCCTTCGCTAAGGAGGAAGCACAATTGGCCAAGGATGCTCTCAGTCGAGCGCAGGAGCAAGCCGCGAGGATTACAAAGAATCTAAAGACTTCAAAAATGAAATCCTTGAGGGTGGCTATATATCTTATTGTGTCGACTATGAAGACAATAGGGATGTGATTGAAAAATTATACTCGAACTTGGATCTGAGTAGTATCACTGTCCCTGCTTTGGAAGAAGAAGTTATGGAAGGGGTAGTCCCGACTGAGGAAGCTAAACTGGTTGCGCCAGAGTCTACTCCAGTTCTGAGGAAGCCATGCCTAAGTTGATCAGGATAGAGTCGGCTACTGTTGAAGGTCATAAAATCGGAGCTGCAGTCGCTACTAACACAGTCGAGGAAAAAACCAACTGGTGACCAgtgtagatattttttttttttataattagataATAGTCCAACTTATTTTTGTAATTAGACTTTGGATTCAATTTTGTAATCCTTTGCTCATGAatgcaaagaaaattttttaattgttgAAAATTTTCTAAGTATGGAACTTCTTATCTGTCACCTTTTTGAACGTGATGTTCATCATTACTGATATAATCCAATATTAGTCAGATAATCGAATGATAATCAAATAGTTGAATATTAGTCGAAGTGCTGAATGATGATCGATAATTGAAGTTATAGAATTCGTCTGTTAGTCGGATACTAGCCAACTGAATTTTAGATACAAATTTTCTAAGTATAGTTGGATGTCAATCGACTAAACTTTAGGCATAGATTTTTCTATGTCAATCGACTAAACTTTACACATAGATTTTTCTAAGTATTTGATAGATGGAGGTtagctgaatatccttcgactgactaAAGTCGAGTCGATTTATTATTCCATTCAACCATGATTGAATTAGCATACTATTCTGCTTAGCCATAGCTAAGTCGGCATGTGTAGTCATTTGACTTGAGTTGGCATTCATAGTCATCTGATCGAAATTGGGTCGATATGCATTAGTTGATTATTCGTCGGTCTGATATCATTTTTGTAGATAGTCAAATATCGAAAAAAAGTTAAAATCAAATTATTCCATTTCAAGTGTATTGTACATGTGAACAACTttactaataatatatttttagattatcAACATTCTAAATATGAAGAATAGTCATTCTATCGAGAATCTCAAGTCGGTATACACCTGGATGGAGTGTCTCGATCATCCTGTAAGATCCTTCCcagtttgaagataattttttttgatccaaaagTTTTAAAACTTCTACCTTTCTCAAAATCAAGTCTCCAAGACAGAAGACTTCAGTTTGACCTTTGCATTGTAGTATCGGGTTACTCTCTGTTGGCATGTTGCTTTTCGAATTTGAGCTTGCTGTCGAATCTCCAGGAGCAAGTCTAAGTCGGCTCTTCGATATTCGAAGTTACTTGACTCTACATACTATTTGACTCTCATTGATGGTAATCCAATCTCCACTGGGATCACTGCTTCTGTCCCAGAGGCCAAATTGAATGATGATTTTCCTATTGAGATACGAGGAGTTGTCCAATATGTCCGTAAGATCGGATATGATTCTTTCATCCAAAGGTCTTTGACTTCATTCAATCTGATTTTGAAACCATGTAGAATCGTTTGATTTGTCATCTCTACCTCACTGTTAGACTGTGGATGACCGACTAAAGTGACTTTgtgcataatataaaattttgcataaaatttttttaagttctGATTGTTGAATTATCAACCATTATCGATGATGATGGTATGTGACAAACCAAATTTGtatatgattgatttctaaatAAAATCTTCTATTTTACTTTCAGTGATCTACGTCAGGAgttcggcttccacccatttgatgaagtaatcTATAGTGACcaccaaaaattttttctaaccaaatgttggagggaagggaccgagtatgtcgattctccattgcACAAATGGCCATGGTGCAATGATTGATGTCAACTGGCTAGTCAATtgatgttgtatgttggcatattTCTGATATGGCTCGCACCTCTAGATAAGCTCAGCTacgtctttcttcatggtgggtcaATAATATTCTTGTCGTAGAACTTATAAGCTGACAATTTGCCCCCCAAGTAATTTTTACAAATCCCTTCATGGACTTCTAGGAAAGCATAGTCAGCATCTGTAGGTCTCAAATATTTAAGCAGCAGAAGGGAGAATGATCTCTTAtagagttgtccattcatcaagATATATTGCGAGGCCGTTCATCTTAGTCGTTTGGCTTCCGAAGGATCTCCAAGTGAAGTTTCATCAATCAAATATTGGATGAttggatccatccaacttggttcatcaTTTATTTGTAGCACTTCATCGACCTTATCAATATTCGACTATTCGAGAAATTCGATGAACGTTCGATCGAGTAAGTTGGATGAACTAGTTACGAGTCAAAAAATGCATCAGCTCGAGTATTCTCCATTCTTGAAATATGagagatcttgaaatatttgaaGGCTGATGTGAGATCTTTCATCTTTTGAAGGTACTTCATTATAGTCGGATCTTAGGCTTCAAACTCGTCCTTAGCTTATCCAGTGATCAGTTGTGAATCAGCGAAGACCTTTAAGTTGCCTATGTCGAGCTTTTTAGTAATTTTCAAGCCAGCTAAGAGAGCTTCATATTTGGCTTGATTATTTGATGCTTTGAAATTAAATCGAAGGGCATACTCGATCATGATTCCTTGAAAATTGGTAAGAATGAGGTTGGTTCCGTGCTCTTGAgtgttggatgctccatcaacatGTAGCACCCATACTGATGCATACTCAACCTCAGAACTCTCAATTTATTTGGACTTGTCGTCAGGTTTGTTCTCATATTTATCATTGAATATAGTACACTCGATGATAAAGTTGGCTAAAACTTGTGCCTTCATTAATGGTCGAGgacgatattgaatatcaaactcattGAATTTAGTTACCCACTTTACCATCCAATCGGAGGTATCAAGTTGGTATAGAATCATCTTCAAGAGTTGGTCTGTCAAGATGACTATCAAATGTGCCTGAAAGTATGATCGAAGTCATTACGTCGATATTATCAGAGCATAAATCATCTTCTCCACTCTTGAATATCATGTCTCGATATCGTGGAGTACCTTGCTGGTGTAATAAATTAGTcattgaattcgattttcatcctcttggacaagcaccgaactgaccACCTTTACGGTagttgccaaatagagatacaatatTTCTCCCATCTTTGATTTTGTGGGTAGTGAGAGACATGTCAGGTATTTTTTTTCAGATCTTCGAAAGATTGTCAGTATTCATCCGACCATGAGAAGTCCTTCATTCGCCGCAAGAGCTTGAAGAAGGACCGACTTTGAGATGAATCGGCTAAGTGTGGCAATCCTTTTATcgagttgttgtatctctttcttggagctgGAATGCTTCATGTTGACGATGGCCTTTATCTTCTCTAGGTTAGCTTCGATTTCTCATTGTGACacaagaaattcaaaaaattttttggtaaTCACTTTGAATGCACACTTGGTCAGATTTAGTTTCATCTGATATAGTTAAAGTGTGTCAAAGGCTTCTTTTAAGTTTCGAATATGATCAAAAGTTTTAACACCTTTTACCAGCACGTCATCGACGTAGTCTTCCATGTTACATCCGATTTATATCTTGAACACCTTGTTGACTAACCATTGGTAAGTCGCTCGGGCTTTCTTTAAACCGAATGGCATCATTTTGTAGCAGTAGATGCCTTTATTAGTTGTGAAGGCAGTATGCTTCTCATCTTCGAAtgccatccaaatctgattgTGGCTCACAAAGACATCCATGAAACTTAGAAGTCGATGTCTCAATGTCGTAtcgactagttgatcaatctttagcaaagaaaaactatctttgggataagcttcatttagattggtgTAGTCAATGCAGATTCATCATTTTTCATTGATCTTTCTCATCATTActacattgacgagccaatcgagATAGTTGGCCTCTCTTATGAAACTAGCTGCGAGAAGCTTAccaacttcttcatcgatgaccttCTATCTTTTAGGgacaaaagatcttttcttctgcctcaccagtCTAAATTTGGAGTCGATGTTTAATCGATGAATTATTACTTCCAGAAAAATCTCTGGTATGTCGattgccgaccaagcaaaaatatcggcgTTTGCTCTCAGTAAGTCCTCCAGCTATTTTTGCTCTGGATCAGGTAATTATGATCCAATTTGAATTATCTTTATAAGGTCATCTTTTCTTAACCGGATCAAAACCAATTGCTTAGTTAGctcatccttttttttattttctctttgatctaattTGTCAATCGACAAAGGGTTTTCAGGTTTACTGCTTTCGACAGAAACTATAAAGCAGCATTAAGCTAGTTGTTGATCCCCATGCATTTTTTTAGCTCCACTCTTTATCAAAAATTGAATCAATAAATGATATGTCGATACCATCACTCTCAATGCATTGAGtctgggtcgtccaagtatggcattataagctgaAGGAACTCAGACGACCGTGAATGTCAAGAGGATGGTGCTTTATCATAGATCTGTTCCTGTATTTAGTGAGATAGTAATTTCTCTTTCCACATTGACTGAATCTCTAGTGAAGCCGACCAATAacatcgagactcttctgagtcagtcagtcggtagtcgcatttgaGAGAAAgttgagtaaaacaaaatatcatttgaactttcattatctatcaagattatttttacatcataatttgctatcatcattGAGATAACAAAAGCATCATCATAAGGAGTCTGTATTCTCCAAACATCATCCTTCAAAAAagagattatattattatcaagTCGTTGCTTCTTTACAGACTCTTCTTTGGAAGTTACCCCCCAGTCTCTTAATCGTCCAAAAATCATGTTGATAACTTTGGCCATTGGTCGATTGTTGATCGCTTTCTCAGATTGTGGCTGAGGTTATCGATCAGTAGAAGGTTGAGTTGGATAGTCTCGTCAAAACTTTCTGAGATAGCTCGTCGAATTAGagcttctatctcatccctgagttgAATGCACTATTCGAtatcatgatcatgatcatgatGAAACTAATGGTACTTTTTCTTGTCGTAGCTTCTTGTTGGTGCTTTCATTAGTGGGGGGTGATGGAGGTACTCCTCTCCCTCAATCTCCATTAGAATCTATACACGGAGAGTagaaagaggagtgtaggagtcatacttgcTGCCGTAATTATTCAATCTTGGACTCTGTCGGTGGGATGAAGCTGCCTTGTTGGTTGTTGGCCGACTTGATTCAGTCGGAGCTCcactttcttttatttctttttctgatattttttttttatttgatattagtcAGAAGTACCTTCATCTGTATGAATATACTTGTACGTGTGCTCCAGAAGTTCAACATAAATTTGAGAAAGAGTCTTATCTAGGGAGTAAGTTAACCTAAATTCTCTCAAATCTCTTTTTATGGCCAAGATGgtcatatcttcgttgaggtcccgaacttCAAGTGTGGCAGCGTTAAAACGTGCCATGAAGTCTCTCAGTAtctctccttcaccttgcttgaTGGAAGAAAGACTGTCGGATATTCGCAATacctttcggctggtgctgaagtgggccatgaaTGAGTATTCGAGCTGCTCAAAAGAGTTTATGCTCTCCGATTGAAGTCCAAAATATCAGGCTCGATTAGCCTTCCAAATGGTAGCCAGAAAGCCCATACataagagggcatcggttgcccctggatcataatgagagccttgtagctctccagatggttaatcaaaTCGATGAAGCCATCATATGGCTTCATTTATGGCATCTTGAATCAAAATGGGATCGGCTCATTCAAAATGCGCTAAGAGAGAGGTTGAGCAATGTGGAAGTCAAGATCGTTGGAGGACCCTCGGCCATCCACTTGGAGTTGGGCGAGTTAACAGTCGATCTCCTTAAACTTGCATTCATAGTCGTCGAGCCGTCATTGCTATAAGAACCCAGGGGTAGTCCACTGAAGAACTTGATCGAGAAGTCGAAGGTGAACATAGtcttttttccttcttgataCTATATTGACATGAAGGAGAAGTTAGTGCCGAAAAGGAGATGGCTCGACATGATGAGAATGTCAAGACGGTCGTCATTCTGGAGATGGAGAAAGAGATCGTCATAAAGCATGGTGACTGTGTCTGGATGGCACTGTATGTGCCGTCGGCTCCTCTGCCACCGATTGCTGTTGCTACTGTGTTTGTTGCTATTGGAAGCTGTGCACTATCTCCGTCAGTACTTTTATTTGCTGCATTAAAGCAGCGAGTTGGGTATCTGTAATGATAATGGGATGTGAAAAACTGGGCTCTGCCATTGATAGTGGAGGAGGGAGATCTTTCCAATGGGAAGACAGCCTGATGGAGCTGGTGGAGTTATTTTGAGCTCTTAATTTTATCATTGTTGGATTCGTTCCCATCCTATCTGGCACGCTAATCTGTTGCGGCTAATACCCTATTAAACCTAGCTCCAACGAAGAgaaatctgcaaaagaagtccacagtTCGAAATTAAATTCAGAGGGGACCCTTCAATGCTTAAATCAATAAAGAGTAGTGAACAGCAGATAGAATTTTCAAAGTGATAGAATATCAGTCCAAAAGTGTCTTACCAATActgttcattttttttccttttatagacgagCTGTTGGTAACCGTTTGTAATGGTTAAGCACATGGGTCCCACTTATTTTGGAATCATGTGATTGTGGGATGGGTAGTTAGTGTCTACTGATAATCGTGTATGTTGTCGTTATACGCCTTCCATACTGGCAGTTTTCAATATGCCGATTATATGTCAATAATTTTGATgtgccgactgtatgtcggtacaTATGGTATATCAGCTGACCATCAGTTGGTTATTCTGGCGTACCGACTAGTCAGCAGTTACTATAGTTGAGGTCCAGGGTGAAAGTTGATCAAGAATCTCTAACTATATGTCAGTGTAATCGATTGATAGTCGGACGTTTTACTTGTTATACCAATTGAGAGTCGGATAAAGTGTTGTAATTGAGCTAGAACTCATTCTGTAGTGTAGTTTTTATGGTCCATCACCAATCACTGATATATGGTTGATTGGCCGACTGTAAATCGGAGGGAGTAGATTCAATTGGTCCAACAATTATTATACATAGGTATCTACAACGCCTGGGTCAAACAGGTACTCCTTGTTTTTATTACTCCCcatattttctcatttttttgcCTCAAACGTTATCCGGCTCTAAGCATGATTATCAACTTCAATTTCATGTGATTGGAGTctacccttttttctttttctttttcttttttctttttggcttttctTCAACATTATTGTACAGTGGTAGCTACCGTTTCTGCTGTAATCATGGGAGCTGTGACAGCTTTGTGCAACATATACTTTGTTCTTTGTTGCTCCCGTAGTGCTTAGTAAAACAAGCTTTTTatccatattaaaaaaaaaaaaaatcccaacaaCGCATTGGCGGATGCAAGTGGTTAAATGTGGATCAattgattcaaaaaaaatattatatatatatatatacacatatacacacattagtaaaaaaaattaaaattatctccattgattttatgaatttatcttatatctcatgtaaaattttaaaaaataaaaaataaaaaaaaaagatcgtatcaaaaaaataattatgacatATATTCTCTTTCTTTAAGGACTCACATATCCTACCtgtctctctttttccttctctgaCACTATTTTGACCTCTCcccattctctctcttttttttattaattataaattatttatcttttaatactcTATCCTAATTCTAGAAATCAATCTTTTATATTTAAGAGTGTCAATCCTCTACTATGCACCATTTAATGCGATGCATAGCACAATACATCTATTTCACGATGTATGGCCGTACAGGGCCTTATGGGGTTGCATGTTGTGTGATGCATATTGCGCTTGACTGCATGCAGCTGTCCATCGTACAATGGACaatgtatatattatttttttataatatttttattataaaaaatatttaaaatattatatattattattttttataaattttattattttttaaaaataatattttattattattattatatttttttttatctatttattttattatattaaatttataaaataaaatttttagatctgccACCGGTGACACCACCGTACGACGGTGACTATTTGAAAAGAATAGTTCGGGAATCGGGAGAGTGCATTTTTCAGATACTAATATGCGATATTAACAAAAAGGGGCAAATACAAAGAAACTTATATTTAATTTGAACGAGTGCCAGAAGCTAGGGTTCGAGgtctaattcaaaaattaaaagtcctcTAGGGGATaattcatggagaattctatcaaaaaaaacaaaaaatggaGAACTGAcaatattttttagttaaattattattcaaattatgcTTCAGTAGTAGAATTAAATGGAATGTCATACTCTACAAATTAATGATTATGGTCTTCTACTGTGAATTGCGCTATTTTTTTGGTACATTATgcaatttgatgttggtctttccTCACGGAGCAATCTATCAATTTAACTGGGTACCACGTAAAAAACAATTGCTTGTTTCTTTCTTACCTTCCATCTAATTTACCATTGCGTTGAGCCTAAAACAATTCATAGTTAATGTTGCAGGATAGTCAATGACAGTTCTCTTGGTATAGAGGATTCATTTccacttaaattatttattttgaggAATTTAAACTAAGTTTACTTCATCTTCATAAATTGATTGACCTCCTCGATGTATATACTCACACCATATAACTGTGGATCCCTTGACAGGTAACCGCAGAGGCTATTGCACCTAATCGAGACACTATAACAACATTTAGCCAACCATGCATGCTAAGGTTCAAAAGTCTGCCTGTTCGATTAATGCGGACATGTCTAATGGGAATCCCTCTTTTAATGGGGATATGCACTGAGAGTCAGAAAATAACCATAGAAATATTGAGATATAAGGAAACCAGTCAGAGAACTGAGGCTATTAGAGTGAGGTTAAAACCGAGGGCTGGGACAACTGATCTACCACAAGTATATGCAGCAGAGATCTTCATGAACTCTCAACTTCCATGGGGAAAAGAATTGGTATACAACTGGAAGTGGACGTTCTACGTGTGGACTTCACTTTACATGTACATTATACTTCTGATTCTCTGGTGCGGCTGGTTCAAACCATTCTCTCTTATAAGGCATGAAAGTTTTGTAGTGGACCAACCTTCCGAAGGTGGGGAGGATATGGCGGATACTTACAAAAAGGATGATGAGATCTCTGATGAAATGTCTAAAATCATAAAGAGATGGCGTGAGCGGAGGAGCAAGAGGAAGGCTCCATTACCAGAGATGCATTTGCCAGATCTTATTGAGGGTTCAGCTTCAAGTAATGTAAGAGAGACAACGGAAGTTATTGAGGATTGTAGTGACTTTGAAGAAGCCTCCGAATCTTCGGAATGTGGTGGTGGTTATGCGTGTAAAAGCAAATGATCAGGTTGTATTTGAATGTTGTTGTTTTTGTAAATATTGTTCCTTACTAAATGCTAATTTTTCCATTAGAAAAAGGTTTCTTTTCTGAATTATAGTATTTGTCATTTTTCATAGAATATAATTAAACAACAAGGTGCCGTAGGCTGTTTAGTGAATATATTGAATATCCGGATGGCATTTGCAATAACATAAAGCACATAGATACCCATATTTACAAAAAGAATGATGAAGCAACCTCGTAATCGCccgatatattaataaaaataattcaaacataTTACTTAAAAAGAGTTATGACATTTTGGAAGTTCACTTACCGCATGCAACAAAGATATATAGATTCTGCAACATCAAGCACTGCtggagaaaataaaagaaaaaaacaacATACATCGAACAACAAGAGAATCCTATAAtagctgttaggatttgacgcctcgagattcagcccacattgagcccacagcgaggttcgcggcgaaaaacggagtccaacgagatcaagatcacctgaaacggagctcggatggagaagatacgagcttatgaagtcggcacgagaatcgaggcggtggaggaccgccggcgggcggcagcggccgcaggcggcgggcgcgggacgcgcgtcccaggcccgcgtgggacgcgggacccaggcccgcgcgagatgcgcgacccaggcccaggcccgtgcgggacgcgcgacccagcggcctgctggccccttgccccggtccaccgtggaccgggtggtccacggagcggtctgtggaccgcatgggcgtttctcgcggtccgcggcactattccatggaccggagtgcgatccaacggcccaggtggctcccggtcttgatccgacggtccagggggtttttggctttgtttaggattcctaatccctctctaatcaaggtttaaagtcTCGTTtatgcctttaaaaggcctgagacgaacagaggaggtgtggttttgtgtttctcgccgtacgaaggccgtacgaccccgagaagagagagagaggcgagggcgctgtgagagaagga
Coding sequences within it:
- the LOC105035364 gene encoding uncharacterized protein, whose protein sequence is MARHDENVKTVVILEMEKEIVIKHGDCVWMALYVPSAPLPPIAVATVFVAIGSCALSPSVLLFAALKQRVGQVTAEAIAPNRDTITTFSQPCMLRFKSLPVRLMRTCLMGIPLLMGICTESQKITIEILRYKETSQRTEAIRVRLKPRAGTTDLPQVYAAEIFMNSQLPWGKELVYNWKWTFYVWTSLYMYIILLILWCGWFKPFSLIRHESFVVDQPSEGGEDMADTYKKDDEISDEMSKIIKRWRERRSKRKAPLPEMHLPDLIEGSASSNVRETTEVIEDCSDFEEASESSECGGGYACKSK